In Gemmata obscuriglobus, a single genomic region encodes these proteins:
- a CDS encoding DUF444 family protein yields the protein MGQKIEQDLQRFRKLVRGKVKSNLSKYISRGEMIGKKGKDFVSIPIPSINLPQFRYGQKNSGGVGVGPGQPGQPLTQPQDGEGEPQAGDSPGGHILEVDLTMEELAEILGEELALPRIEPRGKENVVTEKDKYTSIRSVGPESLRHFKRTFKRALQRQISAGSYNPLVPTVIPQREDKRYRAWKEVPKPDAVACVIYMMDVSGSMTDEQKEIVRIESFWIDTWIKKHYQGVETVYIIHDAVAQEVDEHTFYHTRESGGTKISSAYELCNKIIDARFPPSQWNVYAFHFSDGDNWGDDVPKCKELLGKTMLAKLNLFGYGQVESPYGSGEFFDHVHELVDDHENVVTSRIPDRDAILGSIKEFLKTGR from the coding sequence GTGGGACAGAAAATTGAGCAAGACCTGCAGCGGTTCCGCAAGCTGGTGCGCGGAAAGGTGAAGAGCAACCTGTCCAAGTACATCAGCCGCGGGGAGATGATCGGCAAGAAGGGGAAGGACTTCGTGTCCATCCCGATTCCGTCCATCAACCTGCCGCAGTTCCGCTACGGGCAGAAGAATTCGGGCGGCGTCGGGGTCGGCCCCGGGCAGCCCGGCCAGCCGCTCACGCAGCCGCAGGACGGCGAGGGCGAGCCGCAGGCCGGCGACTCCCCCGGCGGGCACATCCTCGAAGTGGACCTCACGATGGAGGAACTCGCCGAGATCCTGGGGGAGGAGCTGGCGCTGCCGCGCATCGAGCCGCGGGGCAAGGAGAACGTCGTTACCGAGAAGGACAAGTACACCAGCATCCGGAGCGTGGGGCCGGAGTCGCTACGGCACTTCAAGCGGACCTTCAAGCGGGCGCTGCAGCGGCAGATTTCGGCCGGGTCGTACAACCCGCTCGTGCCCACCGTCATCCCGCAGCGCGAGGACAAGCGGTACCGCGCGTGGAAAGAGGTGCCCAAGCCGGACGCCGTCGCGTGCGTGATCTACATGATGGACGTGTCCGGCTCGATGACCGACGAGCAGAAGGAGATCGTCCGCATCGAGTCGTTCTGGATCGACACCTGGATCAAAAAGCACTACCAGGGCGTCGAAACTGTTTACATCATCCACGACGCCGTGGCGCAAGAGGTCGACGAGCACACGTTTTACCACACGCGGGAGAGCGGCGGCACCAAGATCAGCAGCGCCTACGAGCTGTGCAACAAGATCATCGACGCCCGGTTCCCGCCGAGCCAGTGGAACGTGTACGCGTTCCACTTCTCCGACGGCGACAACTGGGGCGACGACGTGCCCAAGTGCAAGGAGCTGCTGGGGAAGACGATGCTGGCGAAGCTGAACCTGTTCGGGTACGGGCAGGTGGAGTCGCCGTACGGGAGCGGCGAGTTCTTCGACCACGTCCACGAGCTGGTCGACGACCACGAGAACGTGGTGACGAGCCGCATCCCGGACCGCGACGCGATCCTGGGCAGCATCAAGGAGTTCCTCAAGACCGGGCGGTAA